A window of Castor canadensis chromosome 10, mCasCan1.hap1v2, whole genome shotgun sequence contains these coding sequences:
- the Gja3 gene encoding gap junction alpha-3 protein → MGDWSFLGRLLENAQEHSTVIGKVWLTVLFIFRILVLGAAAEEVWGDEQSDFTCNTQQPGCENVCYDRAFPISHLRFWALQIIFVSTPTLIYLGHVLHIVRMEEKKKEREEALRKTSGSLQQTSGSLQPAQDALPMRDEGGRVRMAGALLRTYVFNVIFKTLFEVGFIAGQYFLYGFQLQPLYRCDRWPCPNTVDCFISRPTEKTIFIIFMLAVACASLVLNMLEIYHLGWKKLKQGVTNHFSPEASEAQLRAGDPLEAPPGPSTVTVGFPPYYTASPRGQTSAAGYPRADFKMLPPNEAQGRGHPAQFCNGHHLLMAEQNWANQAAEQQTPARKASMATSPPLLQEAEPGGSMPLLLGDSGGSSLEESTLAVTPDTEEQAVATAVEVHAPPLPLIDQGRSSKASSGRARPGDLAI, encoded by the coding sequence ATGGGCGACTGGAGCTTTCTGGGGCGACTACTCGAGAACGCACAGGAGCACTCCACGGTCATTGGCAAGGTCTGGCTGACGGTGCTGTTCATCTTCCGGATCCTGGTGCTGGGTGCAGCGGCCGAGGAGGTGTGGGGCGACGAGCAGTCGGACTTCACCTGCAACACCCAGCAGCCGGGCTGCGAGAACGTGTGCTACGACCGGGCTTTCCCCATCTCGCACCTGCGCTTCTGGGCACTGCAGATCATCTTCGTGTCGACGCCCACGCTCATCTACCTGGGCCACGTGCTGCACATCGTGCGcatggaggagaagaagaaggagagggaggaggcgctGCGGAAGACGTCTGGGTCGCTGCAGCAGACGTCTGGGTCGCTGCAGCCTGCCCAGGACGCGCTGCCCATGCGCGATGAGGGCGGCCGGGTGCGCATGGCGGGCGCGCTGCTGCGCACCTACGTGTTCAACGTCATCTTCAAGACGCTCTTCGAGGTGGGCTTCATTGCTGGCCAGTACTTTCTGTACGGCTTCCAGCTGCAGCCGCTCTACCGCTGTGACCGGTGGCCCTGCCCCAACACAGTGGACTGCTTCATCTCCAGGCCCACCGAGAAGACCATCTTCATCATCTTCATGCTAGCCGTGGCCTGTGCGTCCCTCGTGCTCAACATGCTGGAGATCTACCACCTGGGCTGGAAGAAGCTCAAGCAGGGGGTGACCAACCACTTCAGCCCAGAGGCCTCCGAAGCCCAGCTGAGGGCGGGGGACCCGCTCGAAGCCCCACCTGGCCCATCCACCGTCACCGTGGGATTCCCGCCTTACTACACTGCCTCTCCCAGGGGACAGACAAGTGCCGCGGGCTATCCCAGAGCAGACTTCAAAATGTTACCCCCAAACGAGGCACAAGGCAGAGGCCACCCTGCCCAGTTCTGCAATGGCCACCACCTGCTAATGGCGGAGCAGAACTGGGCCAACCAAGCGGCCGAGCAGCAGACTCCTGCGCGGAAGGCCTCCATGGCCACCAGCCCGCCACTCCTGCAGGAGGCCGAGCCCGGAGGCAGCATGCCACTGCTCCTGGGGGACAGTGGTGGCAGCAGCTTGGAGGAGAGCACCTTGGCGGTGACACCCGACACAGAGGAGCAGGCCGTGGCCACCGCCGTGGAGGTGCACGCGCCACCCTTGCCCCTTATAGACCAGGGAAGATCCAGCAAGGCCAGCAGTGGGCGGGCCAGACCTGGCGACTTAGCCATCTAG